CGAATAATAACACGAACAGCCACGAATGAAATAATTTTTGTGGAGTTTCGTGTTGGTAATCCGTGGTATTTCGTGTCTACTTCCGGTCATTGGTATAAATTATTCTTTTAATATAAAGCCTTGGCGACGCAAAATTTATAAAATAACCAAGTTCATATTGGCTGTTTCTTAAATAGTCATATAGCTGATCAATGAACATTTTTGGTATTTTATTTACTGCTTTAAGCTCAATTAAAATTTTATCTTCAACAATAAAATCTGGACGATACAATCCTATAAAGTTTTTGGTTTTAGGCGAATAAATTTTGATAGCTTTCTCTTTTTCAAATTTAACTTTTCTAGCTTTAAGTTCTTCCGCAAATGCATTCTGATAAATACTTTCTTTATGCCCGGAACCAAAATCTTTTCTTACTTCGATAGCAGCCCCCTGCACTTGGTAAGACAACTCCTTATATAATAACTTTTCGTGTTTATTCGTGTCCATATTCGTGTATTTTCGTGTATGGCTAGCTCGCTAGCCGGTCCACCAGAAGAGCATAATGGAAAAATCAAAAATATTTAC
This is a stretch of genomic DNA from bacterium. It encodes these proteins:
- a CDS encoding GxxExxY protein encodes the protein MDTNKHEKLLYKELSYQVQGAAIEVRKDFGSGHKESIYQNAFAEELKARKVKFEKEKAIKIYSPKTKNFIGLYRPDFIVEDKILIELKAVNKIPKMFIDQLYDYLRNSQYELGYFINFASPRLYIKRIIYTNDRK